A single window of Flavobacterium aestivum DNA harbors:
- the rpsG gene encoding 30S ribosomal protein S7, translating to MRKRAAKKRPLLPDPRFNDQLVTRFVNNLMWDGKKSTAFKVFYDAIDIIETKKQDSEKTSLEIWKDALTNVMPHVEVRSRRVGGATFQIPMQIRPDRKISMAMKWLILYSRRRNEKSMAQRLASECLAAAKEEGAAVKKRMDTHKMAEANKAFSHFRF from the coding sequence AGAGCGGCAAAGAAAAGACCACTTTTACCAGATCCAAGGTTTAATGATCAATTGGTAACACGTTTTGTGAACAACTTAATGTGGGATGGTAAGAAATCAACAGCTTTTAAAGTTTTTTATGATGCTATTGACATCATTGAGACTAAAAAGCAAGATTCAGAAAAAACTTCATTAGAAATCTGGAAAGATGCTTTAACAAATGTTATGCCTCACGTAGAAGTACGTAGTCGTAGAGTAGGTGGAGCTACATTCCAAATTCCAATGCAAATTAGACCGGACAGAAAAATATCTATGGCTATGAAATGGTTGATTCTTTATTCAAGAAGAAGAAACGAAAAATCTATGGCTCAAAGATTGGCTTCAGAATGTTTAGCTGCTGCTAAAGAAGAAGGAGCTGCTGTGAAGAAAAGAATGGATACTCACAAAATGGCAGAAGCTAATAAGGCTTTCTCTCACTTTAGATTTTAA
- the fusA gene encoding elongation factor G → MARDLKYTRNIGIAAHIDAGKTTTTERILFYTGKSHKIGEVHDGAATMDWMAQEQERGITITSAATTCEWNFPTVQGKLLPESKPYHFNIIDTPGHVDFTVEVNRSLRVLDGLVFLFSAVDGVEPQSETNWRLADQYRVPRMGFVNKMDRQGSNFLNVCQQVRDMLKSNAVAITLPIGEENDFKGVVDLVKNQAIVWHDATQGATFDIIDIPADMVDEVKEYRSILIEAVADYDENLLEKFMEDESSITEEEINTALRAATMDMAIIPMIAGSSFKNKGVQFMLDAVCKYLPSPLDKEGISGIHPDDAELLEEDQTQILRRPDVKEPFAALAFKIATDPFVGRLAFFRAYSGRLDAGSYVLNTRSGNKERISRIYQMHANKQNPIEYIEAGDIGAAVGFKDIKTGDTLCDEKHPIILESMKFPAPVIGIAIEPKTKADVDKMGMALAKLAEEDPTFTVRTDEASGQTIISGMGELHLDILVDRMKREFKVEVNQGEPQVEYKEAFTKSAQHRETYKKQSGGRGKFGDIVFRVEPADEVDGKVPVGLQFINEVKGGNVPKEYIPSVEKGFREAMKTGPLAGYQVDSLKVTLLDGSFHPVDSDALSFELAARMGYREVAKAAGAIILEPIMKMEVITPEENMGDIVGDINRRRGQVNDMGDRNGAKTIKADVPLSEMFGYVTTLRTLSSGRATSTMEFSHYAETPSNISEAVIKKAKGNA, encoded by the coding sequence ATGGCTAGAGATCTTAAATATACAAGAAATATAGGAATTGCTGCTCACATTGATGCTGGTAAAACAACAACAACTGAGCGTATTTTATTCTATACTGGAAAATCACACAAAATTGGTGAAGTACACGATGGTGCTGCAACAATGGACTGGATGGCGCAAGAGCAAGAGAGAGGTATTACTATTACTTCTGCTGCTACAACTTGTGAATGGAATTTTCCAACTGTGCAAGGTAAACTTTTACCTGAATCAAAACCTTACCACTTTAACATTATCGATACTCCTGGTCACGTTGACTTTACGGTAGAGGTAAACCGTTCTTTACGTGTATTGGATGGATTGGTGTTCTTATTTAGTGCTGTTGATGGTGTTGAGCCTCAATCAGAAACAAACTGGAGATTAGCTGATCAATACCGTGTGCCACGTATGGGATTCGTTAATAAAATGGATAGACAAGGTTCTAACTTTTTGAATGTATGTCAACAAGTTAGGGATATGTTGAAATCAAATGCAGTTGCAATCACTTTGCCAATTGGTGAAGAAAATGATTTCAAAGGTGTGGTTGATTTGGTTAAAAATCAAGCAATTGTTTGGCATGATGCTACTCAAGGTGCTACTTTCGATATTATCGATATCCCTGCGGATATGGTTGATGAAGTGAAAGAATACAGATCGATTCTTATTGAGGCAGTTGCTGATTATGATGAGAATTTGTTAGAAAAATTCATGGAAGATGAAAGCTCAATTACTGAGGAAGAAATCAATACGGCTTTAAGAGCTGCTACTATGGATATGGCGATCATTCCTATGATTGCTGGTTCTTCTTTCAAAAACAAAGGTGTTCAATTTATGTTGGATGCAGTATGTAAATACTTGCCATCTCCTTTGGATAAAGAAGGTATTTCTGGAATTCATCCAGATGATGCTGAATTATTAGAAGAGGATCAAACTCAAATTTTGCGTAGACCAGATGTAAAAGAGCCATTCGCTGCTTTGGCATTTAAGATTGCTACAGATCCATTCGTTGGTCGTTTGGCTTTTTTCCGTGCTTATTCAGGAAGACTTGATGCTGGTTCTTATGTATTGAATACTCGTTCTGGAAACAAAGAAAGAATTTCTCGTATCTACCAAATGCACGCTAACAAACAAAATCCAATCGAATATATTGAGGCTGGAGATATTGGAGCGGCTGTTGGATTTAAAGATATTAAAACTGGAGATACATTGTGTGATGAAAAACACCCGATCATTCTTGAGTCAATGAAATTCCCTGCACCAGTAATTGGTATTGCTATTGAGCCTAAAACTAAAGCTGATGTTGATAAAATGGGTATGGCTTTAGCTAAATTAGCTGAAGAAGATCCAACTTTTACAGTTAGAACAGATGAGGCTTCAGGGCAAACTATTATCTCAGGTATGGGTGAGCTTCACTTGGATATCTTGGTTGATCGTATGAAACGTGAATTCAAAGTTGAAGTAAACCAAGGTGAGCCTCAAGTTGAATACAAAGAAGCTTTTACAAAATCTGCTCAACACAGAGAAACTTACAAAAAACAATCTGGAGGTCGCGGTAAATTCGGTGATATCGTATTTAGAGTTGAGCCTGCTGATGAAGTGGATGGTAAAGTTCCGGTTGGATTGCAGTTTATTAATGAAGTGAAAGGTGGTAACGTTCCTAAAGAATATATTCCTTCTGTAGAAAAAGGTTTCAGAGAAGCTATGAAAACAGGGCCTTTGGCTGGTTATCAAGTAGATAGTTTGAAAGTTACTTTATTAGACGGATCTTTCCATCCAGTGGATTCTGATGCGCTTTCTTTTGAATTGGCAGCAAGAATGGGTTATAGAGAAGTTGCTAAGGCGGCAGGTGCTATTATTCTTGAGCCAATTATGAAAATGGAGGTTATTACACCAGAAGAAAACATGGGGGATATCGTAGGTGATATTAACCGTCGTAGAGGTCAAGTAAATGATATGGGTGATAGAAATGGTGCTAAAACAATTAAAGCTGATGTGCCATTGTCTGAAATGTTTGGATATGTAACAACTTTAAGAACTTTATCTTCAGGTCGTGCAACATCTACAATGGAATTTTCACACTACGCTGAAACACCTTCTAATATTTCAGAAGCAGTTATCAAAAAAGCAAAAGGAAACGCATAA